Sequence from the Cryptococcus neoformans var. grubii H99 chromosome 3, complete sequence genome:
TAGGGTCAAAACTGATTCCACAGGAAGAGCTCCGGCGGGATCTAATGAGTTTGGGATCTAATGGCCAAACAGCCCAACCAGTGGGATCTTGGAAACAAATCTATGGTAATTGATGTGCTTTATCCACCTTATTTCATATTTGATATGCATTTGATCAATGCGACTGTATACTTAGTCGTCAACTATACCATACAATTAATTGATACAATAAATAGGGTTTCGCTATTGACCTCCGCCCAAGCCACCTAGCTTGATCTTGAAGGAGGTTGGCTGTTGAGCAGCAGGGGTGCTAGTATCCATGGGCGTCATGGGTGTAAAACCACCACCATAGCCAGGTGTGTGGCCACTGGCAGTgttggaaggtgaagggCCGACAGAGGCGTTACCAGTGGTGACACCGAACATGGGACAGTTTCTGTTCGCCTCTGTGTATTCAAATCAGTATCGTACCAACCATCCAGGTATAGGGTAACGTAAACGTACTGGTATGACCAATAGCACCGCAAGCACCACATTTTCGTTTCTGTGATCATATTAACTTCGAATCACAATCAACAGTGGTCAGCAACTTACCCCTTCCAAATCTATGCCCTCGATCCCCATATTGTCCGTCTCCAAAGTTTTCGACTGatacttcttcctcattaaTCGTCGCTGTTGGTTCAACTTGTTCTTCTCAAGCATCAGGCGAAGACTTGATGAATTGTCAATACGTGCTCATATATGGGAGCATGTGACTGAAAAACGTACGCGGCCTTTCTCAGCTCATCCTCAGTGTCGTCACCAGTAGGTGCCAGCTCATCGGGGTGTTCCATGTAATACtcgatcttcttctcctcaactcttctcAAGTAGCTCGCAATGACAGCAGGGTCTCTTACAATTTCCACTTGCTGTTTCCCCTTGACCTGTATGGTTTGTAAGCCCCACTAGTCGGTAACGAAGATGGATTAAACATACCATCCTCTTGATCCTCAACACTTTACCAGCCAGAGGATTTCCTGAATAGTGGCTCTCTCCGCCGTCCATTGAGAAAACACTCGGGCTTCTATCCCTTGGACTATCGAAGCCCCTCGGGGTCGCGGCCATGGAAGCACCCCTCGAGAAAGCTCTCCTGCTATCCCCACGGTGAATCTTTGGTGCGAGACCGGGCATCACAGGGGGTTGAGCATTACGGgcagcttcctcctcggcaACAGTGAGAACAGGGGGGATTGGGTTGCTAAGTGCCGATGCCTGAAGATCCCAAACCTTGcgtttctcttcttcgtaaATACGATTTTGTTCGGCGTTGGAGATCTTCACGGGGTTGCCGCCTGCTCTGGCTTCCGCTTCCACTGATAGGATAGATAGATAGATTAGTCTTCTGGGTCAGGAAAGCTGTAGACGTCGGACTTACATCTCCTCCCTTGCTCAGTTTCGCCCTTCCTCAAGAAGTAATTCTTCATATTCGCTCTCAAGAAACTGAAAccttcacctcttcctgTCGGATCACCCTCACCATGGACCATTAACCAAGCCTTCTGAGCTTCCGCCAGCTTATAATTGTGCGTGGTTGACCACACCGCCAGGCGTTGCTCAATATCCAGCCCTgcttcgtcttcatcctcatgaCCACCCTCCGCAGTTTTCTTGTATCCGGCATCGTATAGATGACGAGCTCCGACCTGCATGGCTTCGTAAAGACACGCATGTTCAGGAGGGCACATCTCGAGAACTTGGCGTCGGTCGTCAGGGAAGGCATAGTCGGGGTTAAGCATCCAGTAACCCTGGTTGGGACCAGGACTCCGTGCATACATCAAAAATTCCTGCAAGATCTTTTAGCTGATGGGCTTACGAAACGATAAAATAACTTACGTTCCCTTTAACCTTTAATCTCTGCCTCATTTGCAACTCTGTCTGGTCAGGGAAGTACTTCAGTAACTTGCCAATCTTGAATCTCTTTTGCTTGGATTTATTGATCAATAACCAGGCGATAATCATGAGACGCATTTTGGCAGTGTTGGTATTCTTTCTCGCATGCGGGCCGTGAACTTCAGACTCGTTTGGAACGGTTTGGCCAACGGTAAAGATGTTGCTGATGggacgaagatgataaGAGACATGGCCATTGACAGTTTGTCTGGTTACGAGGTCAGCTAATAAGGACATACAAAGTCCGCATGGAACAAACATACCGAATACACAAGAAATCAGTGGTCTCGGGCTTGTGCCTAAAAATAGGCGCCCTAATAAGATTGTTGTGAATCACTTGAGTCACTTTGCCCCTGTCCACATATCCTAGCAAGAATGGTTCGGCATCTCCAGTATTAAGAATTGATGGCTGGCCAAAGTCAAGCTTGGGCACCGTTTCGTCTTTATCATCGATTTTACGGTAGTAATTAACGATGGTAGTGCCCATACCATAATTGCTCATGATAGGTGGGTACTCCTCCTACATATCCATTGTAAGTATACACTTTTCTCCGACGAAGACGTGAAACTCACTGAAAATTCCAACAACACAAATGGACCTTGCTCCGTCAGTGTTAGATCCTTTGTCGTTTTGAATTTCTCCGAAGGATCCGCCATCATCTGCTTTTTCTTCACATTTAACGCCGCTGAAGGATTCGATTTGAGTTTGGAGAATGTAAGAGACACGCCCGTAGGGAACTGAAGAGCAGGACGATGCCAAGCTCGAGCTTCGGATTTGCTGAGAGTGGTCTTGAACTGCGGTATGTGTAAGTGAATGACAATGAAAATAAAAAGATGACACCTACGTAAGGTAACTGCAAAATTTTGGCCGGCATAGAGTGGAATACTTCGATAGCACCAAAAGTTTGTCGGATGCGGTACTTGCTTTCTCTTGAGTGTTCGTACAAAGGGTCGTTTGAGATGTTGAAAGGGTCGAGCTTCGTGTCCTTCACAACGACAACAGCCcctcccttctttgccGATTTTTCTGTCGCTTTAGATTGGACAtcgtcctcttcgtcaCTCTCCAGTAGCTCAGGAGAGATGCGAGTCGCATCCCAAATCACATTTGCGATCCAGTTTCCCGATTCTAGGTGATCATTACGTGGTGCGAGGATATCGACTTCCTTGCCAGGCATTTCCCTTCTGACTGATTAGCAGTGTCGCTTTACAGCAGCCAATATACTTACATGGAATTCATAATGATACTTTGCTCCCAGTCCACTAGGTCCAGGTCTTTCGCCTCGTCCCCGAACCTGACCTCCTTCACGTCTTCTAAATCTAACCCTTCTGGAGGTTGAGTCATCTCTAATCTTCTTCGATCCTTCGCTTTCCTAATCCATTTCTTATCCAAAAATGCTCCTATGGGTTTATTATAGGTCGGTGTGCCAGGTAGTGGGAGTTGGATCGGTTGAAGTGACGGAAGTAGAAAAGTAGATTGGAGAGACTGTATAGGTGGAGGAGCGACGGTGAATGTAACTGGACATTTATTTAGCATAAACGAGCTAGTATTCAACATAATCATGATAGGTCTTACAAGTTTTTGTTTCTTTCACCATTTCcgttctcctcttcttcctcttcgcttTGAAAGCTTTGACATCCGCGGGCGTCTCGTAAAAGATCTcactcatcctcaacctcttccccttaTCAAAGTCCGGCCATATTTTccttgcttcttcaagaTCCCGTTCTTCCTGGGATTTACCATCATCTGCTTTttgttttccttttttgtttttgaattgttgttgttccatgctcttcttcatcatctccaacccCTTTTTCATCCACCTTTCCTgctcccttttcctcgctTCCTGATCTATTTCCCTCTGTcgcctttcctcttctccctcctcagGCAACTCATCATCAGATatgtcatcctcaaacttggcatcatcttcgtccaaTTCAACTTGTGTGAGTTCTTTTGACGATTGTCCTGAATCACCGAGAAAAGAGCCAATGGATGATGGGTCGATACCTGCGGAGACAAGGATGCGGCCGAGACCAAGAGACccgagagaagaaagggttTCGTCCTCGGAGGCCATCGTGAGCTTTGAGGAAGTGGTgcccaggaaggaagacgaagcGAGAGGCTTTCGTTTGTGTTTTCGAGGTGACGACggggcggcggcggcggggaCGAGTGTTGTGACGCGGTCTTATATATCAACTTGTTGAATGTCACGTGACTTGGTCAGGCAACAAAATGTTAGTTCAAGGTTCCGTCGTTCGTTGGAGAACGAAGAAAGCGGACGGAAAAAACGATAAAGGCGAGGTTTTCTATTAAGATGTCGTGGCGCATGGCCATGTGGTGGCACGTTGACATTTTGAGCCGTATACTAAAGAAAGATGCTGAGAACCAGAGTGAAGTAGTGAATTGAGAGAAATCGCACGTCAATTACAACTTATCTATAGTAGTAGTGGATCCGCGGCTATCATAAATACCCACCAAAGTCTGAAGATTTGTGTACGCACTAGCTCTTAGTTGGTATCTGCAAGGCTCGCCTGGGTAGCAATCCTGTCGTACAGGACGGTCTCTAAATGATCCAGAAAGCACGCTATTAAGTGGAAAAATTAGAGTCCGACACCATTTCACATGTTTCTTGCAGATAGAGGGCATGATGCAGCCAACGGCAGCCGGAAATTGTTCGGTAcgaaatgaggaagatgtaCCGGCAAATGGCACTTAATGGACAGGGCGATCAAGGACAAACTAGCATTATAGGACGAGACCAAGCTAATCAGGGAAACTTCGAGGCCATGGAGCACACATTTGGCAACACGATGCTTTTAACAATCAGCAGATGGAATAGGAAGTTCAATATTACAACATTTGTCCATAATAACAGGGTTATCCCGAATGCCTGAATGCATAAACCCTTCAGACGACATGAGATtactcctcgtcctcctcgacaTCGAGCTTGCCAGCCTTGTAGGCGGCAATCTTGGCCTGGACACgctcctgcttctgctccttGGTGAGCTTGAAAGTCTTGTACTTGAGAGACTCGGCCTTCCACTTGGCGACGTCCTTCTCGGTGGGCTTGAAGGTAGGGTCTTCACGGATAGCCTCGTAGGCGTTGGTGTAGATCTCCTCAATGTCATCAGATCCAACACCGTCAGCAAGGTAGGAAGAGAACTGCTTCTTGAATCTGCGAGGGTCATCAGATGTTGAacaggaaaaaaagaaaaatacTTACCgctcgtcgtcttcctcctcaagagACTCCATGTACTCGGCAACGTGGCCACCAACGATGTACTTCTGGAGGACCTCGGCGTCGAGCTCCTTGGACTCGGGGTCGTAACCAGGGAATCGCTTCTCGTTGTGGGGGATGAAGATACCACCGTCAGAGGCACCCTTCATGGCACCGAAGACACGGGCACCAGTAGAAGTGCGTCGGAGACCGACATCGAGGTAGCACTTGAAGGGACGGGGCTCGTCGTCACCGAGGGGCTCAATGAGCTGGAGTTCACCAGTGGGCTCAACAACACCCTCGTACTTGTCGGCAAGGCCAAGCTTGGTGAGGGCTCGTCGGGCAACGAGGAGACCGGTAGCGTAACAAGCGGTCCAGTTGGTGAGACCGTGCTTGATGCCGTATCGGGGGAGCTCCTTGGAGGTGGCGTGGGCGAAGACAACGTCACCCTAGACTGGCGTCAGAGATAAATCCTTTCCTTGCAAGGTCCAAAGTAACACACCTGGAGCTTGGCGTAGACGATCTGGCAGATCACCTGCTTGTTGGTGATACGAACGACAAGCCTGTACTGTAGAAACTGTCAATCTACTGTCCTTGGTTCTCCTATTTGGTTCTCCTAGCACTTGAAAGAAACGCACCTTGGGGGAAGCGTACTTGTTCTTGGCCTGGGAGACGAGACCTCTCCTCGCCTGGTAGTCGGTCTTACCCTGTCTCCTCCTTCGGGGCTTAACCTGGTACCTAGAGAACTAATTCTCACAGTCAGTTTCCGTCGATAATCCTCCATCATGCAATGTCGCTCACGTAGGCGTCGTTCTTCTGGACCTTGACGAAGGGCATTGTGTTCGGTTTTTTGTTTTGAAGTGCACAGAAGAGTCACGATGAGTTGACACACCTTGAAAATTGGGCACCGTCCGCGAGCGCATCGAAAGCAGTTTCGCCGACAATAACGCCGAGATACGGTTTTGTGGCTGTACTTACCTTTACGTAaatggtttttttttccagTTCCACGTCATCAGATGCGGCTACTACTACTAATAAGCCCTTCGGACGCGTTCACTCGGTGTCAACATATATATCCCCAGCAACATAATTGGCTTCTATAAGTAACCATTCCGTACTTTTATTACAGTGCATACCCACGTAATCATCAGCACCAGCTATGAAACTTGACTGGTTCGCAGTAATAACAGCTGTGCTGTTGCCGCTCTCTGCCTATGCAGGCATGTATAGCCAGCCTGTTCTCCATCTCGACTCCAAAACATTCAAGTCCGTCATGGCCAATGAACATGCGGCGGTGCGTTCTTGTAAGCATTAATCATATGGCGCTAATGACTGAACAGATGGTCGCCTTTGTGGCACCATGGTGTGGGCACTGTAAAAATCTCGGACCCGAATACACCGCTGCTGCCCAATCACTTTCGCCTCTGATCCCATTCTATGCTGTTGACTGTGACGAGTCGTCCAACCGTGGGCTTTGTGCTGAATATGGTGTTCAAGGATATCCAACTATTAAAGGTTTCCCCAAGGCTGGGAAGGGAGCTGCTAAGGAATACAATGgtgaaaggaagaggggtgCGCTAGTGGAATACGCGAAGGGGCTGGTGCCAGAGAGGGTCAAGAAATTAAGAGTTCAGGGAGACATTCAGTCTGATGTGCAAGGTTTTTTGGGGGAGGTACGTATTGATAAATCATGTGTACTCGCCGAAGGCTTATGGTGTGAACAGAAATCTGAGCTTCCGCATGTCCTTCTCGTCCACCCTTCGTCGCCTTCTATTCCTTTCCTATGGAAAGTTCTCGCTCACCGTTTCTCCAACAAAGTAAGCTCTGACCTTGCAATTAATAGGTTCTGACTACCGTTTAGCTCCATCTCGGATACGTGCGAGACACTACATCACATGATGTTCTTTCATTGCTCGGCATTTATGACTCCGCAGACACTACTCGTGACAGTACACGAGTTGTCGCTTGGTCTCCCGGCTCTCAAAGGGGAGAGTTTGTAGAATATGATGGTGAGGCTGGTCATTCATTCGCTGCGATTATACCTGACAAGAAAAAAGGTATCCTTAAATTCAATGCCCTTCTGGAATGGCTCCAAACCACTTTCACTTCAGCCGCTCCTTCCAACACCAAGCAAAGACCTATCAAGGCTCCTCAACCAACGGTCAAATCGACcaacaaggagaaggagcagatTCCTACCCAAGCCCAAAACGATGCCGCCGCCAGGAGAGCCAAGttggaagaaatggaaaggagggacaaggcgagaagagagaaggccGCTGAAGCTGCTAGGGCTCAAGCGATGGCCACTGAGCCAGAACCCGAGACAGAAAAGGAGGCTACTCCTGTGGAGGACGCGGCGGATGCTGCCCCTGCTCAAGTGATAGAAGATGCTTCTTTACCaatggaagaagtggaatCAAAACCTGTGCCTGAGGAAGCGCCTGATGATGAAGCGTCAGCGCGCGAtgtggaggttgagaaAACTGAAGTGGTTCATGAAGAACTATAAGATTTTTCCACGGATACATGCATTGCATCTTGTCGTTTCATTAGAGCCCCTCATTCTCAAGCAGTAGATACATATGTTAAATCGAATTTACTTCCAGCTTTAAATGACAAAAAGGGTTAACTCTGATAGCGAGCCATGACATCATGACGAAGGGTAAAAGTTAGAAGTATCTGTTTTGAAGTTTTGGCAGAACCAAATTGTGAACTTTCAAGTTTCTGGGTTGTTCTTCGTCCATCTTCGTTGCTCGATTCATTGACGCAAATTTCATCAACATCCGCTAGCAAACGCTATTGCAACAACCGCGAGGCTCCACTGTCTGCTAAGATGCTTTCTATTACAAGATATATTCGATCCAGCCGCCGAAccacttccatcttcacAAACCgatttctttcctcttcgtcttcggtCCCAAATTCCGCATCAAATCCCCGAGATGTTTTAAGAGGAACAGAGCATGATGGATCTTCCCAGAAGGTCGAGACTTGgtttctttcttcaccctccAACTCAGTTGCTAAAACTGAGTCACAAGAACCCGAGTTTACTCCTCCCAGCGCCCCaccccttccctccaaCGCACCGCAGGCCGTCCATCAATTTCATGACTTTATCACCGCTCCTGCCCCTTCAGAGGCTTCTGAGGTAATTCTTCCGCATACCCTGGAGTTTTTTGATACTCGCTCGGCTTCCGCAGTCCTCGAAGCGTCAGCAGTACCAGAATCATTGCCCCAAAGCTGGGAGAATAGGGTCAGAGTCAGCGGACTACGAGAGCAGAATGTGAAAATagttgggaagaaggaggaggtaaTATTTCCCGAAGGAGATATGATACAAGGATTGGAAGGCTCAGGACCGGCCTGGGAGTGGGTCGGCGTTGTTCAAGTACGAGGGcggggaagaggagttgTCAGAAGAGCTGACGGGGTAGTTAGGCGCTGGGTATGCCTGCCAATTATCCCTGTGCTTGTCATACAATAACTGATAACCTCCTGATATAGCTTCTCAAAAACCCTCTATCCCCATCTGTTGAGCCAGTGACTATTGAAAATCCCAAGACGCCGCGGATAGACCCCGATGCGGACTGGTCTATAGTTCCTGTAAAGGGCACCAGAATATGTCTCAACATTTTGACAGAAGAGGGCagggaaagatggagaCTAGAAGATCTATGGGGAGCGAGAGGTCATAAAttgtagaagaagaaaagtaaGGGTAGTTCACAAAATGGACGACTTCCCAAGAGAATTGTCATTCGCTAAATCAGCGTCGCATAATGTGTAGGATGAAGTTTCAACCCTAGCTTTGGAATATACCCGCTCAACAATGCGATATACCCATGGACTCCCATCATATCTGCGTAGAACACTACGCGATTCTTCTATCGCTGCATGATTGGGACTGTCTAAGATTTGGATCATTCTCGACCTTTTCCACGCGTTCTCCCAAACACTCAAATGTTATTGTTTACTTCTGTTGCCATTCTTTTTAAGACTCCGTTATCGAGCTTAAAAGAATGAATTATCTGATGCTATTACCTCTGACCATCTGTGGCATAGATCGGCTCCCACACGTACTCATTCGACATCTTTGCCACGAATTGCGCTACGATGCTGACCGCTAATGATAAAGCACATGATGAATCTTATCACGAATCAATTCGGCCGCATGATCAAACGTCGTGAAGCGTATCAGATTGATGCAGACTGGTACCGTGGTCGAGAATATGGTCTTGAATGAGCTCCGTCGTGCCAGTCAGTCGCGGCACATGTGCGTCTGCGCCCATTCGAGGCAACAATCTTTACATTGCCAGTAGCTCCGGCATTATTTGCCAGGCTTCTGTCTACCGAATAAATGATTTAAATGGTATTGACGAAGAGCTTACCTTTCAATAACGCTTTGTataaagaagaaacaaTCACTGAGGCCTCCTAGCAAATGATCATTGGGTATAATACAACTACGCAGCACGCTTGACACTGGAGCCCTGTCATGAAGGCAATATCAATCTTCAACCGGGCTAGAACAGCAGTGTCATCACCGGAATACTAATATATCATTTATGAGAAGCTGAAACCAGACATCTGTAATCTAACTTAATACTGTTACTATCAATGAGCCTTTTTGCACAACAAGCTACTCGCTGATATCTTTACGCAGCTACTTTATAAACCGCTGTGAAAGGCGTAGTAATGATGACTGCTGCGATTCGTAGAAACTCTGCGCTGGCTAAATCACAGACACCATA
This genomic interval carries:
- a CDS encoding protein disulfide-isomerase — encoded protein: MKLDWFAVITAVLLPLSAYAGMYSQPVLHLDSKTFKSVMANEHAAMVAFVAPWCGHCKNLGPEYTAAAQSLSPLIPFYAVDCDESSNRGLCAEYGVQGYPTIKGFPKAGKGAAKEYNGERKRGALVEYAKGLVPERVKKLRVQGDIQSDVQGFLGEKSELPHVLLVHPSSPSIPFLWKVLAHRFSNKLHLGYVRDTTSHDVLSLLGIYDSADTTRDSTRVVAWSPGSQRGEFVEYDGILKFNALLEWLQTTFTSAAPSNTKQRPIKAPQPTVKSTNKEKEQIPTQAQNDAAARRAKLEEMERRDKARREKAAEAARAQAMATEPEPETEKEATPVEDAADAAPAQVIEDASLPMEEVESKPVPEEAPDDEASARDVEVEKTEVVHEEL
- a CDS encoding large subunit ribosomal protein L5e; the protein is MPFVKVQKNDAYFSRYQVKPRRRRQGKTDYQARRGLVSQAKNKYASPKYRLVVRITNKQVICQIVYAKLQGDVVFAHATSKELPRYGIKHGLTNWTACYATGLLVARRALTKLGLADKYEGVVEPTGELQLIEPLGDDEPRPFKCYLDVGLRRTSTGARVFGAMKGASDGGIFIPHNEKRFPGYDPESKELDAEVLQKYIVGGHVAEYMESLEEEDDERFKKQFSSYLADGVGSDDIEEIYTNAYEAIREDPTFKPTEKDVAKWKAESLKYKTFKLTKEQKQERVQAKIAAYKAGKLDVEEDEE
- a CDS encoding transcription initiation factor TFIID subunit 1 translates to MASEDETLSSLGSLGLGRILVSAGIDPSSIGSFLGDSGQSSKELTQVELDEDDAKFEDDISDDELPEEGEEERRQREIDQEARKREQERWMKKGLEMMKKSMEQQQFKNKKGKQKADDGKSQEERDLEEARKIWPDFDKGKRLRMSEIFYETPADVKAFKAKRKKRRTEMVKETKTFTFTVAPPPIQSLQSTFLLPSLQPIQLPLPGTPTYNKPIGAFLDKKWIRKAKDRRRLEMTQPPEGLDLEDVKEVRFGDEAKDLDLVDWEQSIIMNSMEMPGKEVDILAPRNDHLESGNWIANVIWDATRISPELLESDEEDDVQSKATEKSAKKGGAVVVVKDTKLDPFNISNDPLYEHSRESKYRIRQTFGAIEVFHSMPAKILQLPYFKTTLSKSEARAWHRPALQFPTGVSLTFSKLKSNPSAALNVKKKQMMADPSEKFKTTKDLTLTEQGPFVLLEFSEEYPPIMSNYGMGTTIVNYYRKIDDKDETVPKLDFGQPSILNTGDAEPFLLGYVDRGKVTQVIHNNLIRAPIFRHKPETTDFLCIRQTVNGHVSYHLRPISNIFTVGQTVPNESEVHGPHARKNTNTAKMRLMIIAWLLINKSKQKRFKIGKLLKYFPDQTELQMRQRLKVKGNEFLMYARSPGPNQGYWMLNPDYAFPDDRRQVLEMCPPEHACLYEAMQVGARHLYDAGYKKTAEGGHEDEDEAGLDIEQRLAVWSTTHNYKLAEAQKAWLMVHGEGDPTGRGEGFSFLRANMKNYFLRKGETEQGRRLEAEARAGGNPVKISNAEQNRIYEEEKRKVWDLQASALSNPIPPVLTVAEEEAARNAQPPVMPGLAPKIHRGDSRRAFSRGASMAATPRGFDSPRDRSPSVFSMDGGESHYSGNPLAGKVLRIKRMVKGKQQVEIVRDPAVIASYLRRVEEKKIEYYMEHPDELAPTGDDTEDELRKAALRLMLEKNKLNQQRRLMRKKYQSKTLETDNMGIEGIDLEGKRKCGACGAIGHTKANRNCPMFGVTTGNASVGPSPSNTASGHTPGYGGGFTPMTPMDTSTPAAQQPTSFKIKLGGLGGGQ